In one Methylocaldum szegediense genomic region, the following are encoded:
- the amoC gene encoding bacterial ammonia monooxygenase, subunit AmoC, with product MAATTATGVEAKEQPLLNAKWMTFAFLFYLLFYSWVRWYEGKFGWSAGLDSFAPEFETYWMNFLYIEIVVEVIVASLLWGWMWKSRDRNMAAMTPREELRRNMTHLIWLSAYAWAIYWGASFFTEQDGTWHQTIVRDTDFTPSHIIEFYLSYPVYIITGGAAFLYAHTRLPYFQTTTKGLSLAYLILWTGPFMILPNVGLNEWGHTFWFMEELFVAPLHYGFVVFGWLALAIMGVLLQVMASVSNLIGKELTQGM from the coding sequence ATGGCTGCTACAACAGCGACTGGTGTAGAAGCAAAAGAACAACCCTTGCTAAATGCCAAGTGGATGACTTTTGCATTCCTGTTCTACTTGCTGTTCTATTCCTGGGTACGGTGGTACGAAGGGAAGTTCGGCTGGTCTGCCGGTCTGGACTCGTTCGCACCGGAATTCGAGACGTACTGGATGAACTTCCTGTACATCGAAATCGTGGTGGAAGTGATCGTCGCCTCGCTGCTCTGGGGTTGGATGTGGAAGAGCCGTGACCGCAACATGGCTGCCATGACCCCGCGGGAAGAACTGCGTCGGAACATGACGCACCTGATTTGGCTGTCGGCATACGCTTGGGCCATTTACTGGGGTGCGAGCTTCTTCACCGAGCAGGACGGCACCTGGCACCAGACGATCGTGCGCGACACCGACTTCACGCCGTCGCACATCATTGAGTTCTACCTGAGCTACCCGGTCTACATCATCACGGGTGGTGCTGCGTTCCTGTATGCCCACACCCGCCTGCCGTACTTCCAGACGACCACCAAAGGTCTGTCTCTGGCGTACCTGATCTTGTGGACGGGTCCGTTCATGATTCTGCCGAACGTCGGCCTGAACGAGTGGGGTCACACCTTCTGGTTTATGGAAGAGCTGTTCGTAGCGCCCTTGCACTACGGCTTCGTGGTCTTCGGCTGGCTGGCTTTGGCGATCATGGGCGTGTTGCTGCAGGTGATGGCAAGCGTCTCGAACCTGATCGGCAAAGAGCTCACCCAGGGGATGTAA
- the repC gene encoding replication protein C, IncQ-type → MQKPELTHARHDPIHCLAPGLFRSLQKGERKRAKLDVVYDFGDGRRVEFSGPEPLGADDLRVLQGLVAMAGPAGLVLSPEPKTEAGRQLRLFLEPKWDAIRQDAMVVRGSYRALVREVGYANVDNAKPIRDCIERLWKVSVIVQDGKRRQGFRLLSEYASDEHDGKLYVALNPLLARAVMGGQHVRISMGEVRALRTDAARLIHQRLCAWIDPGKWGRVETDTLCGYVWPTEAGSTAAVKKRRHTARLALSELAGLGWRLREYAKDKWAIGRPGLRASPPDPPS, encoded by the coding sequence GTGCAAAAGCCTGAGCTGACGCACGCGCGCCATGACCCGATCCATTGCCTGGCACCGGGCTTGTTCCGCAGTCTCCAGAAGGGCGAGCGCAAGCGTGCCAAGCTGGATGTCGTCTATGACTTCGGCGACGGCAGGCGGGTGGAGTTCAGCGGTCCCGAACCGCTGGGAGCGGACGACCTGCGCGTTCTGCAAGGACTGGTGGCCATGGCGGGGCCGGCTGGGCTGGTGCTTTCACCCGAGCCGAAAACGGAGGCGGGCCGGCAGCTCCGGCTGTTCCTTGAGCCCAAATGGGATGCGATCCGGCAGGATGCGATGGTTGTCAGGGGGAGCTACCGGGCGCTGGTCCGTGAAGTCGGCTACGCCAATGTGGATAACGCCAAGCCGATCCGTGACTGCATCGAGCGTCTCTGGAAGGTCTCGGTCATCGTGCAGGATGGAAAGCGGCGCCAAGGCTTCAGGCTTCTTTCGGAGTACGCCAGCGACGAGCACGACGGAAAGCTCTACGTGGCGCTTAACCCCCTTCTGGCCCGTGCCGTGATGGGCGGTCAGCACGTGCGGATCAGCATGGGCGAGGTGCGGGCTCTGCGAACCGATGCTGCGCGCCTCATCCACCAGCGCCTGTGCGCCTGGATCGACCCCGGGAAATGGGGCCGGGTGGAGACGGACACACTGTGTGGCTACGTCTGGCCGACGGAGGCGGGCAGCACGGCTGCGGTCAAGAAGCGCCGCCACACAGCGCGGCTGGCTCTCTCCGAGCTGGCAGGCCTAGGGTGGAGGCTACGAGAGTACGCGAAGGACAAGTGGGCGATCGGGCGGCCCGGCTTAAGGGCGTCACCGCCAGACCCCCCTTCTTAA
- a CDS encoding PIN domain-containing protein, translating into MIVLTTSVSEAMKPAPYANVMARLNDQVQETLLYITTITLAGLLFGIQALPQGKRRGPAGQRSQ; encoded by the coding sequence ATGATTGTCCTCACCACCAGCGTGTCCGAGGCGATGAAGCCGGCTCCGTATGCGAACGTCATGGCTAGGTTGAACGATCAGGTCCAGGAAACTCTGTTGTATATCACCACCATCACGTTGGCCGGGCTGCTGTTCGGCATCCAGGCACTGCCGCAGGGCAAGCGCAGGGGACCAGCTGGACAGCGTTCTCAATGA
- the guaB gene encoding IMP dehydrogenase — translation MRVVQEALTFDDVLLIPAHSTVLPRDVSLKTQLTRNISLNIPLLSAAMDTVTESRLAITMAQEGGIGIIHKNMTIERQAYEVQSVKKYESGVIKEPITVSPDTTIREVIELTRSKKISGVPVVDGQELVGIVTSRDLRFETRYDEPVTKAMTPKEKLVTVQEGASKEEAIHLLHKHRIEKVLVVNNEFQLRGLITVKDIQKAKDYPQACKDEQERLRVGAAVGTGPGTEDRVAALVEAGVDVIVVDTAHGHSQGVLDRVRWVKKNFKQVQVIGGNIATAEAARDLVEAGADAVKVGIGPGSICTTRIVAGVGIPQITAVANVAEALKGSGIPVIADGGIRYSGDIAKALAAGAYSVMIGGLFAGTEEAPGEVELYQGRSYKSYRGMGSLGAMAQQQGSSDRYFQESTDAEKLVPEGIEGRVPYKGSLVAIIHQLLGGVRSAMGYTGCETIEAMRNKARFVRVTSAGIRESHVHDVTITKEAPNYWLD, via the coding sequence ATGCGTGTCGTTCAAGAAGCGCTTACATTCGACGATGTTCTCCTCATTCCTGCTCACTCGACCGTACTGCCGCGCGACGTCAGCCTAAAAACCCAGCTTACCCGCAACATCAGCCTCAACATTCCTTTGTTATCGGCGGCCATGGATACGGTCACCGAATCACGCCTCGCCATCACCATGGCCCAAGAGGGCGGAATCGGCATCATCCACAAGAACATGACCATCGAACGTCAGGCGTACGAGGTTCAAAGCGTCAAGAAGTATGAGAGCGGCGTCATCAAAGAGCCCATTACCGTGTCTCCGGACACGACGATTCGAGAAGTCATCGAGCTGACCCGCTCCAAGAAAATTTCTGGCGTACCCGTCGTAGACGGACAAGAGCTCGTCGGTATCGTCACCAGCCGAGACCTTCGCTTCGAAACCCGCTACGACGAGCCGGTAACCAAAGCCATGACCCCAAAGGAAAAGCTGGTCACCGTGCAGGAAGGCGCCAGCAAGGAGGAGGCCATCCACCTCCTGCACAAGCATCGAATCGAAAAAGTGCTGGTCGTTAACAACGAGTTTCAGCTGCGAGGACTCATCACCGTTAAGGACATCCAGAAGGCCAAGGATTACCCGCAGGCATGCAAAGACGAGCAAGAACGCCTCCGTGTCGGTGCCGCCGTCGGCACCGGTCCCGGCACTGAAGATCGGGTCGCCGCGCTGGTAGAAGCCGGCGTCGATGTGATCGTGGTCGACACCGCTCACGGCCACTCTCAGGGCGTGTTGGACCGCGTACGCTGGGTCAAGAAGAACTTCAAACAGGTCCAAGTCATCGGCGGAAACATTGCTACCGCCGAAGCGGCGCGCGATTTGGTCGAGGCCGGCGCAGACGCGGTGAAAGTCGGCATCGGACCGGGCTCCATCTGCACCACCCGCATCGTGGCCGGCGTCGGCATCCCGCAAATCACTGCCGTCGCCAACGTCGCCGAGGCGCTCAAAGGGAGCGGAATCCCCGTTATTGCCGACGGCGGCATTCGCTATTCCGGCGACATCGCGAAGGCATTGGCCGCCGGTGCCTATTCGGTCATGATCGGCGGACTGTTCGCCGGAACCGAGGAAGCGCCCGGCGAAGTCGAGCTGTATCAGGGGCGGTCATACAAATCCTATCGCGGCATGGGCTCCTTGGGCGCTATGGCTCAGCAGCAGGGCTCCAGCGATCGATACTTCCAGGAAAGCACCGATGCTGAAAAGCTCGTCCCCGAAGGCATCGAAGGCCGCGTTCCCTACAAGGGCAGCCTGGTCGCCATCATTCATCAGCTACTCGGCGGTGTTCGGTCGGCCATGGGCTACACCGGCTGCGAGACCATCGAAGCGATGCGCAACAAGGCACGCTTCGTTCGAGTCACCTCTGCCGGAATACGCGAGAGCCATGTACACGATGTGACCATCACCAAAGAGGCTCCCAACTATTGGCTCGACTAG
- a CDS encoding plasmid mobilization protein, with product MLGDSANDLFELPRRSLPPIKIWVTLEERAEIEIRAAQTGLSVSAYMRAAGLNHPVRSVLDLKAVADLVRVNDDLGRVAGLLKLWLAEKRGQGASPVDVEALMEDLWALQTEMRQIMWRAVRGR from the coding sequence ATGCTCGGCGATAGCGCGAACGACCTGTTTGAGCTGCCCCGGCGCAGCCTGCCGCCGATCAAGATCTGGGTCACACTCGAGGAACGGGCCGAGATCGAGATCCGAGCGGCACAGACCGGGCTTTCGGTTTCGGCCTACATGCGGGCGGCAGGGCTGAACCACCCGGTCCGCTCTGTCCTTGACCTGAAGGCGGTGGCTGACCTGGTAAGAGTCAACGACGACCTGGGGCGGGTTGCCGGACTACTGAAGCTTTGGCTCGCCGAGAAGCGAGGGCAGGGGGCTAGCCCTGTGGACGTGGAGGCGTTGATGGAGGATCTATGGGCGCTCCAGACCGAGATGCGTCAAATCATGTGGCGAGCGGTTCGAGGGAGGTAG
- a CDS encoding YgiQ family radical SAM protein: MKNTPDLFSYRKYWAKRFGTASQLPMSREEMDALGWDSCDIVIVTGDAYVDHPSFGMAIIGRLLEAQGFRVGIIAQPDWTSADDFRKLGKPNLFFGITGGNMDSMVNRYTSDRRIRSNDAYTPDGAPNRRPDRCVTVYSHRCREAFKDVPIVLGGIEASLRRIAHYDYWSDTVRRSVLLDSKADLLVYGNGERQVVEIAHRLAAGESIDQLTDIRGTAFIRKQTPPDWTEIDSTSVDTPGTAVPKPNPYDDEPQGCAKDSSGDRPEAVVRLIKRRTPSDRTVIRLPAYEAVKSDPVLYAHASRVLHQETNPGNARALVQRHGDRDVWVNPPPIPLSTKEMDAVYGLPYSRLPHKSYGTSKIPAFEMIQHSVTIMRGCFGGCTFCSITEHEGRIIQSRSEDSIIREIETIRDTSPAFTGVISDLGGPTANMYRLACKDKAIEAACRRPSCVYPGICKNLNTDHSPLIRLYRRARALPGIKKVLIASGLRYDLAVTSPEYVKELVTHHVGGYLKIAPEHTEPGPLSKMLKPGIGTYDQFKRLFDKYSKEAGKEQYLIPYFIAAHPGTTDEDMLNLALWLKRNGFRADQVQAFLPSPMATATAMYHSGKNPLHRITRTSETVFVPKSLKQRRLHKAFLRYHDPNNWPLLREALKRMGRADLIGNGKHHLVPTWQPEGTEIHHEGKRIARKVLHFRTQHTGLPVIETKSPRKSRRMGKP; encoded by the coding sequence ATGAAAAACACCCCCGATCTTTTCTCCTACCGAAAATACTGGGCCAAACGTTTTGGCACGGCATCGCAGCTGCCCATGAGCCGCGAGGAAATGGACGCCTTGGGTTGGGACTCTTGCGACATCGTCATCGTGACGGGCGATGCTTATGTGGACCACCCAAGCTTCGGCATGGCCATCATCGGCCGGTTGTTGGAGGCACAAGGGTTTCGAGTCGGCATCATCGCCCAACCCGACTGGACATCCGCCGACGATTTCCGAAAGCTCGGCAAGCCAAACCTGTTTTTCGGCATTACCGGCGGAAACATGGATTCCATGGTCAACCGCTATACCTCGGACCGCCGGATCCGTTCGAATGACGCCTATACGCCCGACGGCGCCCCCAACCGACGTCCCGACCGCTGCGTCACGGTTTATTCGCACCGGTGCCGCGAAGCCTTCAAGGATGTCCCTATTGTCTTGGGGGGCATAGAGGCAAGCCTTCGCCGCATTGCCCATTACGATTACTGGTCCGATACCGTGCGCCGCTCCGTCTTGCTCGATTCCAAAGCGGATCTCCTCGTTTACGGGAACGGCGAACGTCAAGTGGTAGAGATTGCTCATAGACTCGCAGCCGGAGAGTCCATCGACCAGTTAACCGATATTCGCGGAACCGCGTTCATCCGTAAACAGACACCTCCGGACTGGACGGAAATCGACTCTACGTCTGTGGATACGCCGGGCACGGCGGTTCCGAAACCGAACCCTTACGACGACGAACCGCAAGGATGCGCCAAGGACTCGTCCGGCGATCGGCCGGAAGCCGTTGTCCGCCTCATCAAACGCCGAACTCCGTCGGACCGAACCGTCATCCGACTGCCGGCGTACGAGGCGGTCAAATCCGATCCCGTTCTCTACGCCCACGCGTCACGTGTCCTGCACCAGGAGACCAATCCCGGTAACGCTCGGGCGCTCGTTCAACGACACGGGGACCGCGACGTATGGGTCAACCCGCCGCCCATTCCGCTCAGCACTAAGGAAATGGATGCCGTTTATGGCCTTCCCTACTCTCGTCTCCCTCACAAGTCATATGGAACCAGCAAGATTCCCGCGTTCGAGATGATTCAGCACTCGGTCACGATCATGCGAGGCTGCTTCGGCGGCTGCACCTTCTGTTCGATTACCGAACACGAGGGGCGCATCATCCAAAGCCGTTCGGAAGATTCCATCATCCGCGAAATCGAAACCATTCGCGACACATCACCCGCCTTCACCGGCGTGATCTCCGATCTCGGCGGACCGACGGCGAACATGTACCGACTCGCTTGCAAGGACAAAGCGATTGAAGCCGCTTGCCGCAGGCCATCCTGCGTTTACCCGGGCATCTGCAAAAACCTGAACACCGATCACAGTCCTCTGATCCGACTTTATCGTCGTGCCCGAGCGCTGCCCGGCATCAAGAAGGTCCTCATCGCCTCGGGATTGCGGTACGACCTCGCCGTGACTTCGCCGGAATATGTGAAAGAACTCGTCACGCACCATGTCGGCGGTTATTTGAAAATCGCCCCGGAGCACACCGAACCCGGCCCTTTGTCCAAGATGCTGAAACCGGGTATCGGCACCTACGACCAGTTCAAAAGGCTGTTCGATAAATATTCGAAGGAAGCCGGCAAGGAGCAGTACCTGATCCCGTACTTCATCGCCGCCCATCCAGGCACGACCGACGAAGACATGTTGAATCTCGCGCTGTGGCTCAAGCGCAACGGTTTTCGGGCCGATCAGGTTCAGGCTTTTCTCCCCTCGCCCATGGCCACTGCAACCGCCATGTATCATTCCGGAAAGAACCCGCTGCACCGCATCACACGCACCAGCGAGACGGTGTTTGTTCCCAAGAGTCTTAAACAAAGGCGCCTACACAAGGCATTCCTTCGATATCACGACCCCAACAACTGGCCCCTACTCCGGGAAGCCCTGAAACGCATGGGTCGCGCCGATCTGATTGGCAACGGCAAGCATCATTTAGTACCAACATGGCAACCCGAAGGAACCGAAATTCATCATGAAGGCAAACGTATTGCCCGCAAGGTGCTGCATTTCCGTACCCAGCACACAGGGTTACCGGTGATCGAAACCAAATCGCCTCGCAAATCAAGACGGATGGGCAAACCCTAA
- a CDS encoding tyrosine-type recombinase/integrase, whose amino-acid sequence MLTDTKLRNLKPTGKLYKVADRDGLYVAVTPSGTISFRYNYALNGRQETITFGRYGPGGITLAEARERLAEAKKMIAAGKSPAREKAREKARVRDAETFGAWAEKWLRSYQMADSTRDMRRSVYERDLKAKFGNLKLTEITHEDLRALTDAIVERGAPATAVHAREIVYQVYRWAIERGQKVENPAELVRPASIAKFAPRDRALTPEEIGLMYQYLERVGTSPSIRAAVKLLLLTMVRKSELTNARWSEINFSEALWTIPKERMKRRNPHLVFLSRQAMDLLVALKTFAGGSEYVLPSRYDPSAPMSSATLNQVMKLTYQLAQKDGKPLGKFGPHDLRRTASTLLHEAGYNSDWIEKCLAHEQRGVRAIYNKAEYREQRRQMLQDWADMIDQWTKAPKP is encoded by the coding sequence ATGTTGACCGATACCAAGCTGCGGAACCTCAAGCCGACGGGCAAGCTGTACAAGGTGGCGGACAGGGACGGCCTGTATGTGGCCGTCACCCCCTCAGGGACCATTTCGTTCCGCTACAACTACGCCCTCAACGGGCGCCAGGAGACCATCACCTTCGGCCGGTACGGGCCGGGCGGGATCACGCTGGCCGAGGCCCGGGAACGCCTGGCCGAAGCCAAGAAGATGATCGCGGCGGGGAAGTCTCCGGCCCGAGAGAAAGCCAGGGAGAAGGCCCGGGTGCGCGACGCCGAGACGTTTGGTGCCTGGGCGGAAAAGTGGCTTCGCAGCTACCAGATGGCCGACTCCACCCGCGACATGCGGCGCTCGGTCTATGAGCGGGACCTGAAGGCCAAGTTCGGCAACCTCAAGCTGACCGAGATCACCCACGAAGACCTGCGCGCCCTGACCGACGCCATCGTCGAGCGGGGCGCGCCGGCCACCGCCGTCCATGCGCGCGAGATCGTGTATCAGGTCTACCGGTGGGCCATCGAGCGTGGGCAGAAGGTCGAGAATCCCGCCGAGCTGGTCCGCCCGGCCAGCATCGCGAAGTTCGCGCCGCGTGACCGCGCCCTGACGCCGGAAGAGATCGGCCTCATGTACCAGTACCTGGAGCGCGTCGGCACCTCCCCGTCGATCCGCGCCGCCGTGAAGCTGCTCCTGCTGACGATGGTGCGCAAGAGCGAGCTGACCAACGCCAGGTGGAGCGAGATCAACTTCAGCGAGGCCCTGTGGACCATCCCGAAGGAAAGGATGAAGCGGCGCAACCCGCACCTGGTGTTCCTGTCGCGGCAGGCGATGGACCTGCTGGTCGCGCTGAAAACCTTTGCCGGTGGTTCGGAATACGTCCTGCCGTCACGCTATGACCCCAGTGCGCCCATGAGCAGCGCCACGCTCAACCAGGTGATGAAGCTGACCTATCAACTGGCGCAGAAGGACGGCAAGCCGCTAGGCAAGTTCGGGCCGCACGACCTGCGCCGCACGGCCAGCACCCTGCTGCACGAAGCCGGGTACAACAGCGACTGGATCGAAAAGTGCCTCGCCCACGAACAGCGCGGCGTCAGGGCCATCTACAACAAGGCCGAATACCGGGAACAGCGGCGGCAGATGTTGCAGGACTGGGCGGACATGATCGACCAGTGGACGAAGGCACCAAAGCCGTAA
- a CDS encoding helicase RepA family protein, whose translation MTITIDVQAAFENDPPALDFVWPGFLAGTVGALVAPGGAGKSFWALEAAMAVAGGDAPGSDLLGLGPSRAGQVVYFAGEDPAPILDCRIHAIGRHLSDTARSTIAGRMTVEPVAGSSMNVTDRHTLHQLVEKCSGARLVVLDTLSRMHRLDENSNGDMAVVVACLERLALETGASVLFLHHVSKGSAREGATDHQGAARGASALVANARWCGFIAPMTSEEAARLGEEPKGVPPIGETRRRHFVRFGVSKQNYGSAPPDRWYSRDGQGVLLPAALSASEPTGRRKGAHRAKA comes from the coding sequence GTGACGATCACGATCGACGTGCAGGCCGCGTTCGAAAACGATCCGCCTGCGCTCGACTTCGTCTGGCCCGGCTTTCTCGCCGGTACGGTCGGAGCGCTGGTGGCTCCCGGTGGCGCGGGCAAGAGCTTCTGGGCGCTGGAGGCGGCAATGGCTGTTGCAGGCGGGGATGCTCCCGGCAGTGATCTGCTCGGGCTTGGGCCGTCACGCGCCGGGCAGGTGGTCTACTTTGCCGGCGAGGATCCGGCCCCGATCCTTGATTGCCGCATCCATGCCATTGGCAGACATCTGAGCGACACAGCGCGCTCGACCATTGCGGGCCGGATGACCGTCGAGCCGGTCGCAGGCAGCTCCATGAATGTCACGGACAGGCACACGCTGCACCAGTTGGTAGAGAAGTGCTCGGGGGCGCGCCTCGTTGTGCTGGATACGTTGAGCCGCATGCATCGTCTTGACGAAAACAGCAACGGGGACATGGCGGTGGTGGTGGCCTGTCTGGAGCGCCTTGCACTGGAAACGGGAGCGTCCGTCTTGTTCCTGCACCACGTCAGCAAGGGCAGCGCACGAGAGGGGGCCACCGATCACCAGGGAGCCGCGCGGGGTGCGTCGGCGCTTGTCGCCAATGCCCGGTGGTGCGGGTTCATTGCACCCATGACTTCGGAGGAGGCCGCACGCCTTGGGGAAGAACCCAAGGGTGTGCCACCTATCGGCGAGACGCGCCGCAGGCATTTCGTCCGCTTTGGGGTCTCCAAGCAGAACTACGGAAGCGCGCCGCCGGACCGCTGGTATTCGCGAGACGGCCAGGGCGTGCTCCTGCCGGCAGCGTTGTCGGCTTCGGAGCCGACTGGCCGCAGAAAGGGGGCGCATCGTGCAAAAGCCTGA
- the guaA gene encoding glutamine-hydrolyzing GMP synthase, with the protein MPQALNIHSQKILILDFGSQYTQLIARRVREIGVYCEIHPYDCDERFIREYQPRGIILSGGPETVTQADTPRAPACVFDLNVPVLGICYGMQTMAEQLGGQVESCSHREFGYAQVRARGHSRLLSDIEDHTTPEGYGLLDVWMSHGDRVTTLPPGFKLIASTESAPIAGMADDARGYYGLQFHPEVTHTRQGKRILERFLKDICGCEALWTSRNIIEDSLQSIRTQVGNDRVILGLSGGVDSSVVAALLHKAIGDRLTCVFVDTGLLRLNEADQVMNIFAQHMGVQVIRVNAENRFLQALEGVDDPEQKRKIIGRLFVEIFDEEAGKIGDARWLAQGTIYPDVIESAGSKTGKAHVIKSHHNVGGLPENMNLKLIEPLRELFKDEVRQIGLELGLPYEMVYRHPFPGPGLGVRILGEVKKEYADLLRRADAIFIDELRRHDLYDKVSQAFAVFLPVKSVGVMGDGRRYDYVIALRAVETVDFMTARWAHLPYDFLDLVSRRIINEVPGISRVTYDISGKPPATIEWE; encoded by the coding sequence GTGCCCCAAGCGTTGAATATCCATTCCCAAAAGATCCTGATCCTCGACTTCGGATCGCAGTACACACAATTGATTGCACGCCGCGTCAGAGAAATCGGCGTGTACTGCGAGATCCATCCGTACGATTGTGACGAGCGATTCATTCGCGAGTACCAGCCACGGGGCATCATTCTCTCCGGAGGCCCGGAAACCGTCACGCAGGCGGACACGCCCCGAGCCCCCGCCTGTGTATTCGATCTGAATGTGCCGGTACTCGGCATCTGTTACGGCATGCAAACCATGGCCGAGCAACTGGGTGGCCAGGTGGAGTCTTGTTCCCACCGCGAGTTCGGCTATGCACAGGTTCGGGCTCGCGGCCACTCCCGGCTGTTGTCCGACATCGAAGACCATACGACGCCCGAGGGCTACGGCTTGCTCGACGTTTGGATGAGCCACGGCGACCGGGTCACGACTTTGCCGCCCGGCTTCAAACTGATCGCGTCGACCGAAAGCGCCCCTATCGCCGGCATGGCGGATGACGCACGCGGCTATTACGGCCTTCAGTTCCACCCGGAAGTCACCCATACCCGGCAAGGCAAGCGTATTCTCGAGCGGTTCTTGAAGGATATCTGCGGTTGCGAAGCCCTTTGGACGTCGCGCAACATCATCGAAGACAGCCTGCAGTCCATTCGAACCCAAGTAGGAAACGATCGAGTCATTCTCGGCCTTTCCGGTGGCGTGGATTCCTCGGTAGTCGCGGCCCTATTGCACAAAGCCATCGGCGATCGCCTGACCTGCGTCTTCGTGGATACCGGACTTCTACGGCTCAACGAAGCCGACCAGGTCATGAACATCTTCGCGCAGCACATGGGCGTGCAGGTTATTCGAGTCAACGCCGAGAACAGATTCCTGCAGGCGCTCGAAGGCGTCGATGATCCGGAGCAAAAGCGAAAGATCATCGGACGACTCTTCGTCGAAATCTTTGATGAAGAGGCGGGCAAAATCGGCGACGCCCGTTGGCTCGCGCAAGGCACGATTTATCCGGACGTCATCGAATCCGCCGGCTCCAAAACCGGCAAAGCCCACGTCATCAAATCCCATCACAACGTCGGCGGCCTGCCGGAAAACATGAACCTCAAACTGATCGAACCGCTGCGAGAATTGTTCAAGGACGAGGTCCGGCAGATCGGACTGGAACTCGGCCTGCCTTACGAGATGGTTTACCGTCATCCGTTTCCAGGGCCAGGCCTAGGCGTGCGCATTCTCGGCGAAGTCAAAAAGGAATACGCCGATTTGCTGCGCCGCGCCGACGCCATTTTCATCGACGAGCTCCGCCGGCACGACTTGTACGACAAAGTCAGCCAAGCGTTTGCGGTATTCCTTCCGGTCAAATCGGTCGGCGTCATGGGCGACGGCCGCCGCTACGATTACGTCATCGCACTGCGCGCCGTCGAAACCGTCGACTTCATGACCGCCCGCTGGGCCCATCTCCCCTACGACTTCCTCGATCTCGTCTCACGCCGGATCATCAACGAAGTGCCCGGCATTTCGCGAGTGACTTACGACATCTCGGGCAAACCGCCGGCGACGATCGAGTGGGAATGA
- a CDS encoding FitA-like ribbon-helix-helix domain-containing protein produces the protein MAVLTIRSVPEEGHRALRVRVAQHGRITEVKVRETLAAAVKSENRVRVGDALAAIGRKIGLKDEDFAILESVRDRTPAEPPRFV, from the coding sequence ATGGCGGTCCTGACGATCAGAAGCGTGCCTGAAGAAGGGCACCGGGCCCTAAGGGTGCGGGTGGCGCAGCATGGCCGCATTACGGAGGTGAAGGTGCGCGAGACCCTGGCGGCGGCGGTCAAGTCGGAGAACCGGGTGCGAGTGGGTGACGCCCTGGCAGCCATCGGCCGGAAGATTGGCCTCAAGGACGAAGACTTCGCCATCCTGGAAAGCGTCCGTGACAGGACACCCGCCGAGCCGCCTAGGTTCGTATGA
- a CDS encoding helix-turn-helix transcriptional regulator, whose amino-acid sequence MEPRQKVLINRKKLHSMIPLSERTIFNMEQRGEFPRRIALTRRNVAWDLAEVEAWIEARKASCQQADRPGGGQ is encoded by the coding sequence ATGGAGCCAAGGCAGAAAGTGTTGATCAACCGGAAGAAGCTCCACTCGATGATCCCGCTCAGCGAGCGGACCATCTTCAACATGGAGCAGCGGGGGGAGTTCCCCAGGCGCATCGCGTTGACCCGACGCAACGTTGCGTGGGATCTGGCGGAGGTCGAAGCCTGGATCGAGGCGAGGAAAGCGTCCTGCCAGCAGGCGGACCGTCCTGGAGGCGGGCAGTGA